AGAACGTTTGATACGTCGTTGCTCTGGCTTTCGCTTCTTGTTGGATCGGTTGTCGCGGTTATGCGTGAATTTGCTGTCGGATTGTGGCCGGAGGGTCGATCAGTTTGAGTCTGAgaaatggaagagagagagagagagggagagggagagttaTCGAGAGGATCTGAGGGTGGAAGTCTTTAGCCTCGGG
This portion of the Phoenix dactylifera cultivar Barhee BC4 chromosome 11, palm_55x_up_171113_PBpolish2nd_filt_p, whole genome shotgun sequence genome encodes:
- the LOC103715025 gene encoding uncharacterized protein LOC103715025 isoform X1, whose amino-acid sequence is MTPRDILASLRLSLSILFRFLDPISLSLGILVERLIRRCSGFRFLLDRLSRLCVNLLSDCGRRVDQFESEKWKRERERERESYREDLRVEVFSLGRGSQSMQVDVTSSRRQLHNLLEIQWVK
- the LOC103715025 gene encoding uncharacterized protein LOC103715025 isoform X2, which encodes MTPRDILASLRLSLSILFRFLDPISLSLGILVERLIRRCSGFRFLLDRLSRLCVNLLSDCGRRVDQFESEKWKRERERERESYREDLRVEVFSLGRGSQSMQVDVTSSRRQLHNLLEIQC